In the Populus trichocarpa isolate Nisqually-1 chromosome 1, P.trichocarpa_v4.1, whole genome shotgun sequence genome, one interval contains:
- the LOC7496811 gene encoding uncharacterized protein LOC7496811, translating into MMSFVGVVKFVVKCLDIVAWPVFGLGYPLCASIQAIETNSNSDTQKLIAYWVSISVVLLFERAFQLEWLTFWPYIKLMIVGCLVLPDFDGSLCVYQRLVHPCLSMDLRIIICQFKKLEELFFKKDDFLVEVERYVKENGIDALENLIASTKRSAKPNVAVNEIKAVAAEDRLKFEPPNLQVPLKDSSAAKITEKIEVASTKQLKLEQPKLPVQLNDSNAVEITEEKEVASTTQLKFEQPKLPVLPRDSNAVEITEKKEVSSTNQVRQIEPNIGQTENRTFQPLKNITTAAEAIGGRDLYEILPPEKVQKVWTCALCQVTAQSETVLNSHLQGKRHKAAREQLKVKSQTPKGEVSSASVGKKSNVTMATARIGVRDHTGILSPQNAQKVWTCLTCQVTLKSQTDINSHLQGKQHEQARALLNSKNQASHSNASSASVGKKTNFPENKPEKCTISNNTSPENRIHEAKKQGKQENPMKSLFVEIRNSKWRCTICNVSCTSEGDMACHLKGNKHLDVSISKWRCTICNVNCTSEGDMACHLKGNKHLDVSISKWQCTICNVNCTSEGDLACHLKGNKHLAVSISKWQCTICNVNCTSEGDIHCHLNGNKHLARMRELDGLGGSRHA; encoded by the exons ATGATGAGTTTTGTGGGTGTTGTAAAATTTGTGGTGAAATGCCTTGACATTGTTGCCTG GCCTGTATTTGGTTTGGGTTATCCTTT ATGTGCTTCCATTCAAGCGATCGAGACTAATTCAAACTCAGACACCCAGAAACTGATCGCTTATTGGGTCTCCATTTCTGTGGTTTTGCTCTTTGAACGTGCTTTTCAGCTTGAATG gCTAACCTTCTGGCCATACATTAAGCTAATGATTGTCGGCTGCTTGGTTCTGCCTGACTTTGATGGTTCCCTTTGTGTCTATCAACGCCTTGTTCATCCATGCCTATCCATGGACCTAAGAATCATCATCTGCCAGTTCAAAAAGCTGGAGGAGTTGTTTTTCAAGAAAGATGATTTTCTTGTTGAGGTGGAGAGATATGTGAAGGAAAATGGCATTGATGCTTTGGAGAATCTCATTGCTTCCACG AAAAGGAGTGCAAAGCCTAATGTTGCTGTGAATGAGATCAAGGCAGTTGCAGCAGAGGATAGG CTGAAGTTCGAGCCACCAAATCTTCAAGTTCCACTCAAAGACAGTAGTGCTGCCAAAATAACAGAGAAAATAGAAGTTGCATCAACCAAGCAG CTAAAGCTGGAACAACCTAAACTTCCGGTTCAATTAAACGATAGCAATGCAGTGGAAATAACAGAGGAAAAAGAAGTTGCATCAACCACGCAG TTAAAGTTTGAACAACCTAAACTTCCAGTTCTACCCAGAGACAGTAATGCTGTGGAAAtaacagagaaaaaagaagtcTCATCAACCAACCAG GTTAGACAAATAGAACCTAACATTGGTCAGACAGAAAACAGAACATTTCAGCCCCTGAAGAACATAACTACAGCAGCAGAAGCAATAGGAGGCAGAGATCTTTACGAGATACTACCTCCTGAGAAAGTCCAAAAGGTATGGACTTGTGCTCTATGTCAAGTAACAGCCCAAAGTGAGACAGTTCTTAATTCACATCTGCAAGGGAAACGACACAAGGCAGCTCGTGAACAGTTAAAAGTGAAGAGTCAGACACCAAAAGGTGAGGTTTCCTCTGCTTCAGTGGGAAAGAAATCAAATGTTACCATGGCAACCGCAAGGATTGGTGTTAGAGATCATACTGGCATATTATCTCCTCAGAATGCCCAAAAAGTTTGGACTTGTCTTACATGCCAGGTAACGCTTAAAAGTCAGACAGACATTAACTCACATCTTCAAGGAAAACAACACGAGCAAGCTCGTGCGCTGCTGAACTCCAAGAACCAGGCATCACATAGCAATGCTTCTTCTGCTTCAGTAGGAAAGAAAACTAATTTTCCTGAAAACAAGCCAGAGAAGTGTACAATCAGCAATAATACTTCACCTGAAAATAGAATACATGAAGCGAAGAAGCAAGGCAAGCAAGAGAACCCGATGAAGAGCCTATTTGTTGAGATAAGAAATTCCAAGTGGCGTTGTACAATCTGCAATGTAAGTTGCACCAGTGAGGGAGACATGGCCTGTCATCTTAAAGGGAATAAGCACTTGGATGTTAGCATTTCCAAGTGGCGTTGTACAATCTGCAATGTAAATTGTACCAGTGAGGGAGACATGGCCTGTCATCTTAAAGGGAATAAGCACTTGGATGTTAGCATTTCCAAGTGGCAGTGCACCATCTGTAATGTAAATTGTACCAGTGAGGGAGACTTGGCCTGTCATCTTAAAGGGAATAAGCACTTGGCTGTTAGCATTTCCAAGTGGCAGTGCACCATTTGTAATGTAAATTGCACCAGTGAGGGAGACATCCACTGTCACCTTAATGGGAATAAGCACTTGGCTAGGATGCGAGAATTGGATGGTCTTGGAGGCAGTCGGCATGCCTGA